From a single Streptomyces misionensis genomic region:
- a CDS encoding 3-hydroxyacyl-CoA dehydrogenase NAD-binding domain-containing protein yields the protein MTESTTIRWEQDDTGVVTLVLDDPDQSANTMNQAFRASITAIAARAEAEKDSIRGIVYTSAKKTFFAGGDLKDMIKAGPRDAQDVFDAATEIKTALRRIETLGKPVVAAINGAALGGGYEIALASHHRIALDAPGSRIGLPEVTLGLLPAGGGVTRTVRLMGITDALLKVLLQGTQYNPRRALENGLVHEVAETREEMLAKARAFIDAHPESRQPWDVPGHRIPGGTPANPKFAANLPAFPANLRKQTGGAPYPAPRSIMAAAVEGAQVDFETASTIETRYFTELVTGQTAKNMIQAFFFDLQAVNSGANRPKGVEPRQVRKVAVLGAGMMGAGIAYSCARAGIEVVLKDVSLEAALKGKGYSEKLCAKAVAKGRTSQEKADALLARITPTADAADLAGCDAVIEAVFEDTALKHKVFQEIESVVAPDALLCSNTSTLPITTLAEGVQRQADFIGLHFFSPVDKMPLVEIIKGERTGDEALARAFDLVRQINKTPIVVNDSRGFFTSRVIGHFINEGVAMVGEGIEPASVEQAAAQAGYPAKVLSLMDELTLTLPRKIRSETKRAVEEAGGTWVAHPAEAVIDRMIDEFGRPGRSGGAGFYDYTEDGRRAGLWPGLREHFTRPGHEIPFRDMQERMLFAEALDTVRLLEEGVLTSVADANIGSILGIGFPGWTGGVLQYINGYDGGAGAGVGLPAFVARARELAERYGDRFTPPALLVEKAERGERFTD from the coding sequence ATGACCGAGAGCACCACCATCCGCTGGGAGCAGGACGACACCGGTGTCGTGACCCTGGTCCTGGACGACCCCGACCAGTCCGCGAACACCATGAACCAGGCCTTCCGGGCCTCCATCACGGCGATCGCCGCACGCGCGGAGGCCGAGAAGGACTCCATCCGGGGCATCGTCTACACCTCCGCCAAGAAGACCTTCTTCGCCGGCGGCGACCTCAAGGACATGATCAAGGCCGGTCCGCGGGACGCCCAGGACGTCTTCGACGCCGCGACCGAGATCAAGACCGCGCTGCGCCGCATCGAGACCCTCGGCAAGCCGGTCGTCGCCGCCATCAACGGCGCGGCCCTGGGCGGCGGTTACGAGATCGCGCTCGCCTCCCACCACCGCATCGCGCTGGACGCCCCCGGCTCCAGGATCGGCCTGCCCGAGGTCACCCTCGGCCTGCTGCCCGCGGGCGGCGGCGTCACCCGCACCGTGCGCTTGATGGGCATCACCGACGCGCTGCTGAAGGTGCTGCTCCAGGGCACCCAGTACAACCCGCGGCGCGCCCTGGAGAACGGCCTGGTCCACGAGGTGGCCGAGACCCGCGAGGAGATGCTGGCCAAGGCCCGCGCCTTCATCGACGCCCACCCCGAGTCCCGGCAGCCCTGGGACGTCCCCGGCCACCGGATCCCGGGTGGCACGCCGGCCAACCCGAAGTTCGCCGCCAACCTGCCCGCCTTCCCGGCCAACCTGCGCAAGCAGACGGGCGGCGCCCCCTACCCGGCGCCGCGCAGCATCATGGCCGCGGCCGTCGAGGGCGCCCAGGTCGACTTCGAGACCGCGAGCACCATCGAGACCCGCTACTTCACCGAGCTGGTCACCGGGCAGACCGCCAAGAACATGATCCAGGCGTTCTTCTTCGACCTCCAGGCGGTCAACTCCGGCGCCAACCGGCCCAAGGGCGTCGAGCCCCGCCAGGTCCGCAAGGTCGCGGTGCTCGGCGCGGGCATGATGGGCGCCGGCATCGCCTACTCCTGCGCCCGCGCAGGCATCGAGGTCGTCCTCAAGGACGTCTCCCTGGAGGCCGCGCTCAAGGGCAAGGGCTACTCCGAGAAGCTGTGCGCCAAGGCCGTCGCCAAGGGCCGCACCAGCCAGGAGAAGGCGGACGCGCTGCTCGCCCGGATCACCCCCACCGCCGACGCCGCCGACCTCGCGGGCTGCGACGCGGTGATCGAGGCGGTCTTCGAGGACACCGCGCTCAAGCACAAGGTCTTCCAGGAGATCGAGTCGGTCGTGGCGCCCGACGCGCTCCTGTGCTCCAACACCTCCACGCTGCCCATCACCACCCTCGCCGAGGGCGTGCAGCGCCAGGCCGACTTCATCGGACTGCACTTCTTCTCGCCGGTCGACAAGATGCCGCTCGTCGAGATCATCAAGGGCGAGCGTACCGGCGACGAGGCCCTCGCCCGCGCCTTCGACCTCGTCCGGCAGATCAACAAGACCCCGATCGTCGTCAACGACTCGCGCGGCTTCTTCACCTCCCGGGTGATCGGCCACTTCATCAACGAGGGCGTCGCCATGGTCGGCGAGGGCATCGAGCCCGCCTCCGTGGAACAGGCCGCCGCCCAGGCCGGCTACCCGGCCAAGGTCCTCTCCCTGATGGACGAGCTGACCCTCACCCTGCCGCGCAAGATCCGCAGCGAGACCAAGCGGGCCGTCGAGGAGGCCGGCGGCACCTGGGTCGCGCACCCGGCCGAGGCCGTCATCGACCGCATGATCGACGAGTTCGGGCGCCCCGGCCGCAGCGGCGGCGCCGGGTTCTACGACTACACCGAGGACGGCAGGCGCGCCGGGCTCTGGCCGGGCCTGCGCGAGCACTTCACCCGGCCCGGGCACGAGATCCCGTTCCGGGACATGCAGGAGCGCATGCTCTTCGCCGAGGCGCTGGACACCGTGCGCCTGCTGGAGGAGGGGGTGCTGACCTCCGTGGCCGACGCCAACATCGGCTCCATCCTCGGCATCGGCTTCCCCGGCTGGACCGGCGGGGTGCTCCAGTACATCAACGGCTACGACGGCGGCGCCGGGGCAGGCGTCGGCCTGCCCGCCTTCGTGGCCCGCGCCCGCGAACTCGCCGAGCGCTACGGCGACCGCTTCACCCCGCCCGCGCTGCTGGTCGAGAAGGCGGAGCGGGGCGAGCGCTTCACGGACTAG
- a CDS encoding MerR family transcriptional regulator → MTTDAGEMSLTVDELAARAGVTVRTVRFYGSKGLLPPPEIGPRRVGRYGAGHVARLALIEELQRQGMTLAAIERYLRQLPSDLSPHDLAIHRAVVASWAPDAVETLSLAELERRAGRALSERDMERLGALGVLAADDEAEAFRVDSGLLRLGLELLDVPLSQEVILAARGVLTEHSRAAARELARLFRGEVAERDTRDVRDLSAHMHPLVVQALLTTFQRTLREELSEWIKGSGAG, encoded by the coding sequence ATGACGACCGATGCCGGGGAGATGAGCCTCACCGTCGACGAGCTGGCCGCACGGGCGGGGGTGACGGTGCGGACCGTGCGCTTCTACGGGAGCAAGGGACTGCTGCCGCCGCCGGAGATCGGGCCGCGCCGGGTGGGGCGGTACGGGGCCGGGCACGTGGCGCGGCTGGCGCTCATCGAGGAGTTGCAGCGCCAGGGGATGACGCTGGCGGCGATCGAGCGGTACCTGCGGCAGCTGCCGTCCGACCTGTCCCCGCACGACCTGGCGATCCACCGGGCGGTGGTCGCGTCCTGGGCGCCGGACGCCGTGGAGACGCTCTCCCTCGCCGAGCTGGAGCGGCGGGCGGGGCGGGCGCTGTCCGAGCGGGACATGGAGCGCCTGGGGGCGCTGGGCGTCCTCGCGGCGGACGACGAGGCGGAGGCCTTCCGCGTCGACTCCGGCCTGCTGCGGCTCGGGCTGGAGCTGCTGGACGTGCCGCTGTCGCAGGAGGTGATCCTCGCGGCGCGCGGGGTGCTGACGGAGCACTCGCGCGCCGCGGCCCGTGAACTCGCCCGGCTCTTCCGCGGCGAGGTGGCCGAGCGAGACACCCGCGATGTGCGGGACCTGTCGGCTCACATGCACCCGCTGGTGGTGCAGGCGCTGCTGACGACCTTCCAGCGCACGCTGCGCGAAGAACTGAGCGAGTGGATCAAGGGATCGGGAGCGGGCTGA
- a CDS encoding amino acid permease → MSKDAVDSAQAAARTGAAQTPSDAGDAGYSKDLKARHVNMIAIGGAIGTGLFLGAGGRLHNAGPALALAYLVCGIFAFFVVRALGELVLYRPSSGSFVSYAREFLGEKGAYVAGWMYFLNWSTTGIADITAIALYTHYWSFFTPIPQWVLALIALAVVLTVNLISVKIFGEMEFWFAIIKVATLVGFMFIGIFLLATQHHVDGYTPGLSLISDHGGIFPHGMMPVVLVMQGVIFAYAALELVGVAAGETEQPEKVVPRAVNSIMWRVGLFYVGSVVLLALLLPGSVYSADQSPFVTVLSKIGVPAAGDVMNLVVLTAAMSSLNSGLYSTGRILRSMAMAGSAPKFTRVMSRSQVPYGGILLTCGICVLGVGLNYLVPSQAFEIVLNVASLGIISTWVIIMICHAIFVRRARAGLVTRPHFQLKFSPVTEIATIAFLLVCLGMMWDDHEVGRKTLLLIPVIAVMLVAGWFGVRRRVNAGADQEPSAPVQ, encoded by the coding sequence GTGAGCAAGGACGCCGTGGATTCGGCACAGGCCGCCGCCCGCACCGGGGCGGCCCAGACGCCCTCGGACGCGGGCGACGCCGGTTACAGCAAGGACCTCAAGGCCCGCCACGTCAACATGATCGCCATCGGCGGCGCCATCGGCACGGGGCTCTTCCTCGGCGCCGGAGGCCGTCTGCACAACGCGGGCCCGGCGCTCGCCCTGGCCTATCTGGTCTGCGGCATCTTCGCCTTCTTCGTCGTGCGCGCCCTGGGCGAGCTGGTCCTGTACCGGCCCTCCTCCGGCTCCTTCGTGAGCTACGCGCGCGAGTTCCTCGGCGAGAAGGGCGCCTACGTCGCCGGCTGGATGTACTTCCTGAACTGGTCGACCACCGGCATCGCCGACATCACCGCCATCGCGCTGTACACGCACTACTGGAGCTTCTTCACGCCCATCCCGCAGTGGGTGCTGGCGCTGATCGCGCTCGCGGTGGTGCTCACCGTGAACCTGATCTCGGTGAAGATCTTCGGCGAGATGGAGTTCTGGTTCGCGATCATCAAGGTCGCCACCTTGGTGGGCTTCATGTTCATCGGCATCTTCCTGCTGGCCACCCAGCACCACGTCGACGGCTACACGCCGGGCCTGAGCCTGATCAGCGACCACGGCGGGATCTTCCCGCACGGCATGATGCCGGTCGTCCTCGTCATGCAGGGCGTGATCTTCGCGTACGCCGCGCTGGAGCTGGTCGGCGTCGCCGCCGGTGAGACCGAGCAGCCGGAGAAGGTCGTCCCGCGCGCCGTGAACTCGATCATGTGGCGTGTCGGCCTGTTCTACGTCGGCTCGGTCGTCCTCCTCGCCCTGCTGCTGCCGGGCTCGGTGTACTCCGCCGACCAGAGCCCCTTCGTGACGGTCCTGTCCAAGATCGGCGTCCCCGCGGCCGGCGACGTGATGAACCTGGTGGTGCTCACCGCCGCCATGTCCTCGCTGAACTCCGGCCTGTACTCCACCGGCCGCATCCTGCGCTCCATGGCGATGGCGGGCTCCGCGCCCAAGTTCACCCGTGTGATGAGCCGCAGCCAGGTGCCCTACGGCGGCATCCTGCTGACCTGCGGCATCTGCGTGCTCGGCGTCGGCCTGAACTACCTGGTGCCCAGCCAGGCCTTCGAGATCGTGCTGAACGTCGCCTCGCTCGGCATCATCAGCACGTGGGTGATCATCATGATCTGCCACGCGATCTTCGTCCGCCGGGCCCGCGCGGGCCTGGTGACCCGGCCGCACTTCCAGCTGAAGTTCTCCCCGGTCACCGAGATCGCCACCATCGCCTTCCTGCTGGTCTGCCTCGGCATGATGTGGGACGACCACGAGGTCGGCCGCAAGACCCTGCTGCTCATCCCGGTGATCGCGGTCATGCTGGTCGCCGGCTGGTTCGGCGTCCGCCGCCGGGTGAACGCCGGTGCGGACCAGGAACCCTCCGCGCCGGTGCAGTAG
- a CDS encoding macro domain-containing protein: MPEITFVRGDATTPQGKGPKIIAHVCNDIGGWGKGFVLALSRRWPEPERAYRAWHRDRAHNDFGLGALQLVPVGPRTWVANMVGQRGTRTGGKGVPVRYEAIDTALAGLADRALELRASVHMPRIGCGLAGGIWSRVEPLVTGRLVARGIAVTVYDLGDHAGNGAGGPAGVGG; this comes from the coding sequence ATGCCGGAGATCACTTTCGTCCGGGGTGACGCCACCACCCCGCAGGGCAAGGGCCCGAAGATCATCGCCCATGTCTGCAACGACATCGGCGGCTGGGGCAAGGGCTTCGTCCTCGCCCTCTCCCGCCGCTGGCCGGAGCCCGAGCGGGCCTACCGCGCCTGGCACCGCGACCGCGCGCACAACGACTTCGGGCTGGGCGCGCTCCAGCTCGTCCCGGTCGGCCCGCGCACGTGGGTGGCCAACATGGTCGGTCAGCGCGGCACCAGGACCGGCGGCAAGGGCGTTCCGGTGCGCTACGAGGCGATCGACACCGCCCTCGCCGGCCTCGCCGACCGTGCCCTCGAACTCCGTGCGTCCGTGCACATGCCCCGCATCGGCTGCGGTCTGGCCGGTGGCATCTGGTCCCGTGTCGAGCCGCTGGTCACCGGGCGGCTGGTCGCCCGGGGCATAGCGGTCACCGTGTACGACCTCGGGGACCACGCCGGGAACGGAGCCGGCGGCCCCGCCGGCGTCGGCGGGTGA
- a CDS encoding sirohydrochlorin chelatase, with translation MSGTPERTRKQLGESPVLVAVGHGSRGPQHERTIGRLVDAVRRARPGLRVETGWLDLVRPPLAEVLAGLDAPAVLVPLLLGGGYHVRVDIPAVLAAAPGVRARVARALGPHPLLAEALGDRLAEAGWAPGGAVVLAAAGSTDPGANADTARMARLLARRLGSPVVPSYLCAGAPTPAEAVAELRRRGHDKVAVARYLLAPGFFGGRAAAAGGCVTSPPLGAHESVARLVLRRYDDAVREVVAPASR, from the coding sequence ATGAGCGGGACACCGGAGCGGACGCGGAAGCAGCTTGGGGAAAGCCCGGTCCTCGTCGCGGTGGGGCACGGCAGCAGGGGCCCGCAGCACGAACGGACGATCGGGCGGCTCGTCGACGCCGTACGGCGCGCGCGGCCCGGGCTGCGCGTCGAGACGGGCTGGCTGGACCTGGTGCGGCCGCCGCTCGCGGAGGTGCTGGCGGGGCTCGACGCCCCGGCGGTCCTGGTGCCGCTGCTGCTCGGCGGGGGTTACCACGTGCGGGTCGACATCCCCGCGGTGCTCGCGGCCGCGCCGGGCGTGCGGGCCCGGGTGGCGCGCGCCCTCGGGCCCCACCCGCTGCTCGCCGAGGCCCTGGGCGACCGGCTGGCGGAGGCGGGCTGGGCCCCGGGCGGCGCCGTGGTGCTGGCCGCGGCCGGGTCGACCGATCCGGGCGCCAACGCGGACACCGCGCGGATGGCCCGGCTGCTGGCGCGGCGGCTCGGCTCCCCGGTGGTGCCGTCGTACCTGTGCGCCGGCGCGCCGACCCCCGCCGAGGCGGTGGCCGAGCTGCGGCGGCGCGGCCACGACAAGGTGGCGGTGGCCCGCTATCTGCTGGCGCCCGGCTTCTTCGGCGGCCGGGCCGCCGCGGCGGGCGGCTGCGTCACCTCACCGCCGCTCGGCGCGCACGAGTCGGTCGCGCGGCTGGTACTGCGCCGCTACGACGACGCGGTCCGCGAGGTCGTGGCGCCCGCGTCGCGCTGA
- a CDS encoding uroporphyrinogen-III synthase — MATGTGTDTTAARRGGPLTGFTVGVTATRRREELTALLERRGARVVEAPMMRLVPLGDDTALREATERCLAGPLDYVVATTGVGWRCWMSAADGWGTGARLAAACRAAVVLTRGPKATGAVRASGLDEAFSPRSEANDELLSWLLARPLAGRRIAVQEHGVPLDGFAAALRERGAEVIAVPVYRWGPPDDPEAVRRLVELTVRRELHALSFTSAQAIEALLAGADGFDRRAEVLAALRDDVLAVCVGPVCARPLLELGIEPVCPERGRLGALVRTLAEALPARMRRELVYEGRRVVLQGSAVLADDMQVTLPPVLAAVLRALADRPGHVLSRAELLRRAWLADRADEHAVEAAIARLRAALGPHSALIRTVPKRGYRLAVTA, encoded by the coding sequence ATGGCAACGGGCACCGGCACAGACACCACGGCGGCACGGCGGGGCGGTCCGCTGACCGGCTTCACGGTCGGGGTGACCGCCACGCGCCGCCGCGAGGAGCTCACGGCGCTGCTGGAGCGGCGCGGCGCCCGGGTGGTCGAGGCGCCCATGATGCGCCTGGTCCCGCTCGGCGACGACACCGCGCTGCGCGAGGCCACCGAACGCTGTCTCGCCGGGCCGCTCGACTACGTCGTCGCCACCACCGGGGTGGGCTGGCGCTGCTGGATGAGCGCCGCCGACGGCTGGGGCACCGGCGCGCGGCTCGCCGCCGCCTGCCGCGCGGCGGTGGTGCTCACCCGGGGCCCCAAGGCGACCGGTGCGGTGCGGGCGAGCGGGCTGGACGAGGCGTTCTCGCCGCGTTCGGAGGCCAACGACGAGCTGCTCTCCTGGCTGCTCGCCCGCCCGCTGGCGGGCCGCCGGATCGCCGTGCAGGAGCACGGGGTGCCGCTGGACGGCTTCGCCGCCGCGCTGCGCGAACGCGGGGCCGAGGTGATCGCGGTGCCGGTCTACCGCTGGGGGCCGCCGGACGACCCGGAGGCGGTGCGCCGCCTGGTCGAGCTGACCGTCCGGCGCGAGCTGCACGCCCTGTCCTTCACCAGTGCCCAGGCGATCGAGGCGCTGCTGGCGGGCGCGGACGGCTTCGACCGGCGCGCCGAGGTGCTCGCCGCCCTGCGCGACGACGTGCTCGCGGTGTGCGTGGGGCCGGTGTGCGCGCGGCCGCTGCTGGAACTGGGCATCGAGCCGGTCTGCCCGGAGCGCGGCCGGCTCGGCGCGCTGGTGCGCACCCTCGCCGAGGCGCTGCCGGCCAGGATGCGCAGGGAACTGGTGTACGAGGGGCGCCGGGTGGTGCTCCAGGGCAGCGCGGTGCTCGCCGACGACATGCAGGTCACGCTGCCGCCGGTGCTCGCCGCGGTGCTGCGGGCCCTCGCCGACCGGCCGGGCCACGTGCTCAGCCGCGCAGAGCTGCTGCGCCGCGCCTGGCTGGCGGACCGCGCCGACGAACACGCCGTGGAGGCCGCGATCGCCCGGCTGCGCGCCGCCCTCGGCCCCCACTCCGCGCTGATACGCACGGTGCCCAAACGCGGCTACCGGCTGGCGGTGACGGCATGA